From Hydra vulgaris chromosome 15, alternate assembly HydraT2T_AEP, one genomic window encodes:
- the LOC136091446 gene encoding uncharacterized protein LOC136091446 isoform X2: MNSSINMNTCSIGIELKLDCHKNTYCSQSEISEIVNEDKYLLTLRTGIRNIHLHTICTHHRLQFINYYSTYHKSCCDPFSIHSKIVKGNLTTVTLEHNQLDSNLIPGKKICFGCVRKIKNVEEVDKRHDPDYISPDNSVTQIDTINPCLVKFGVSPIKRSSSMSMLQIDNKIKKKVKLLNESLNASERDELQISMLKSSSLDFIVEQLKQKFRNEINISQKIKLLTLAPVHWTIQETINEFKATQYMVKQARALRDVKGILGERSTDIRNPKKLTTEVVNQIVNFYEDDSNIRLLPGAKDYISIKTVDGRQHIQKRLILCNLSELYQKWLEESKSNGVVKVGLTSFALLRPQHCIVAGKSGTHTVCVCIDHQNPNLMVKSLKNEIKSKDLMALAVCSIENKPCMFHECEKCPGKKRIEKKLNELLGDSANEITYKQWLKTDRCSLETIVRSPDEFLEELTDKLYNLTKHHYVSKSQTFFLNQLKENMKPNECIMQMDFAKNFSFIIQDEVQSSYFSKNQATLHPFVIYVQSLNGNQSPESKCYCVISDNLIHNTEAVFSYVSKIIPILKEEYPQVQKINYFTDGASSQYKNRFNLKNLCFHEKDYGLKADWHFFGTAHGKSACDGIGGTVKRVIHNLSLQRPIGNQILTPRDMFLVAKEKIKNISLY, translated from the exons ataaacaTGAATACTTGTTCTATTGGTATTGAACTAAAGTTAGATTGTCATAAAAATACATACTGCAGTCAGTCTGAAATTTCAGAAATAGTAAATGAAGATAAATACCTGCTGACCTTAAGAACTGGAATAAGAAATATTCATTTGCATACAATTTGCACTCACCATAGgttacaatttattaattactattcAACATACCATAAATCATGTTGTGACCCGTTCTCAATTCATTCAAAGATTGTTAAAGGAAACCTGACAACTGTCACTCTGGAGCATAATCAACTGGACTCTAATTTAATTCCTgggaaaaaaatatgttttggttGTGTAAGAAAAATCAAGAATGTTGAAGAAGTTGACAAGAGACATGATCCAGATTACATATCACCTGATAACTCTGTCACACAAATTGATACTATAAATCCTTGTCTTGTTAAATTTGGTGTGTCTCCTATTAAAAGATCATCCAGCATGAGTATGCTACAAAtagacaataaaataaaaaagaaagttaagttGCTAAATGAATCATTGAATGCATCTGAACGAGATGAGCTTCAAATTAGTATGCTCAAAAGTTCCTCTTTAGATTTTATTGTAGAACAGCTTAAACAAAAGTTTCGTAATGAGATcaatatttcacaaaaaataaaattgctcaCTTTAGCTCCAGTCCATTGGACTATTCAGGaaacaataaatgaatttaaagcaACACAATATATGGTGAAGCAAGCTAGAGCTTTGCGGGATGTTAAAGGAATCCTTGGTGAGAGATCAACAGACATAAGAAATCCTAAAAAATTGACTACTGAAGTTGTAAATCAAATTGTCAACTTTTATGAGGATGATAGTAACATCAGGTTATTGCCAGGAGCAAAGGATTACATTAGCATAAAGACAGTTGATGGTAGACAGCACATTCAGAAACGACTCATACTATGCAATCTTTCAGAACTTTACCAGAAATGGTTAGAAGAATCAAAATCTAATGGTGTAGTAAAGGTGGGACTGACATCATTTGCTCTTTTAAGGCCACAACATTGTATTGTTGCAGGAAAATCTGGCACGCACACAGTCTGTGTTTGTATTGACCATCAAAATCCAAATCTTATggttaaatcattaaaaaatgaaataaagtcaAAAGATCTGATGGCCTTAGCTGTATGTTCAATAGAAAATAAACCATGTATGTTTCATGAGTGTGAGAAGTGTCCTGGAAAAAagagaattgaaaaaaagttaaatgaactgTTAGGGGATTCAgcaaatgaaataacttataaGCAATGGTTGAAGACTGATAGATGCTCCTTGGAAACTATAGTTAGAAGTCCTGATGAGTTTCTAGAAGAGTTAACAGACAAGTTATATAACCTCACAAAACATCATTATGTCAGCAAATCACAGACATTCTTTTTAAACCAGCTCAAAGAAAACATGAAGCCAAATGAATGTATTATGCAAATggattttgctaaaaatttttcatttattatacaAGATGAAGTTCAGTCATCctatttttccaaaaatcaaGCAACTCTCCATCCATTTGTCATATATGTGCAATCTTTAAATGGAAACCAATCACCAGAAAGCAAATGTTATTGTGTTATATCTGACAATCTAATTCACAATACTGAGGCAGTTTTCAGTTATGTTTCCAAAATCATACCAATTCTGAAAGAGGAATATCCACAAGTTCAGAAGATCAATTATTTCACTGATGGTGCAAGCAGCCAGTATAAAAATAG GTTTAATTTGAAAAACCTGTGTTTTCATGAAAAAGACTATGGACTAAAAGCAGACTGGCATTTTTTTGGGACTGCACATGGAAAAAGTGCATGTGATGGAATAGGTGGTACAGTGAAAAGAGTTATTCATAACCTATCCCTTCAAAGGCCAATTGGCAATCAAATTTTGACACCGAGGGACATGTTCTTAGTtgctaaagaaaaaattaaaaacatcag TTTGTATTAG
- the LOC136091446 gene encoding uncharacterized protein LOC136091446 isoform X1, whose amino-acid sequence MNSSINMNTCSIGIELKLDCHKNTYCSQSEISEIVNEDKYLLTLRTGIRNIHLHTICTHHRLQFINYYSTYHKSCCDPFSIHSKIVKGNLTTVTLEHNQLDSNLIPGKKICFGCVRKIKNVEEVDKRHDPDYISPDNSVTQIDTINPCLVKFGVSPIKRSSSMSMLQIDNKIKKKVKLLNESLNASERDELQISMLKSSSLDFIVEQLKQKFRNEINISQKIKLLTLAPVHWTIQETINEFKATQYMVKQARALRDVKGILGERSTDIRNPKKLTTEVVNQIVNFYEDDSNIRLLPGAKDYISIKTVDGRQHIQKRLILCNLSELYQKWLEESKSNGVVKVGLTSFALLRPQHCIVAGKSGTHTVCVCIDHQNPNLMVKSLKNEIKSKDLMALAVCSIENKPCMFHECEKCPGKKRIEKKLNELLGDSANEITYKQWLKTDRCSLETIVRSPDEFLEELTDKLYNLTKHHYVSKSQTFFLNQLKENMKPNECIMQMDFAKNFSFIIQDEVQSSYFSKNQATLHPFVIYVQSLNGNQSPESKCYCVISDNLIHNTEAVFSYVSKIIPILKEEYPQVQKINYFTDGASSQYKNRFNLKNLCFHEKDYGLKADWHFFGTAHGKSACDGIGGTVKRVIHNLSLQRPIGNQILTPRDMFLVAKEKIKNIRFIYISETETAAITHEVLAKRFENVPAIKGTRSYHYFSPQSCCLKAYVTSMSSTFDSFHMLEDTCINTQKSMNTDININDWVLVNYFGEFFPGKITDLKGDTVCISCLQKAGNYFKYPTITDIHWYPISDIIVTLHDPELKNTRGFYSYLIKKRMK is encoded by the exons ataaacaTGAATACTTGTTCTATTGGTATTGAACTAAAGTTAGATTGTCATAAAAATACATACTGCAGTCAGTCTGAAATTTCAGAAATAGTAAATGAAGATAAATACCTGCTGACCTTAAGAACTGGAATAAGAAATATTCATTTGCATACAATTTGCACTCACCATAGgttacaatttattaattactattcAACATACCATAAATCATGTTGTGACCCGTTCTCAATTCATTCAAAGATTGTTAAAGGAAACCTGACAACTGTCACTCTGGAGCATAATCAACTGGACTCTAATTTAATTCCTgggaaaaaaatatgttttggttGTGTAAGAAAAATCAAGAATGTTGAAGAAGTTGACAAGAGACATGATCCAGATTACATATCACCTGATAACTCTGTCACACAAATTGATACTATAAATCCTTGTCTTGTTAAATTTGGTGTGTCTCCTATTAAAAGATCATCCAGCATGAGTATGCTACAAAtagacaataaaataaaaaagaaagttaagttGCTAAATGAATCATTGAATGCATCTGAACGAGATGAGCTTCAAATTAGTATGCTCAAAAGTTCCTCTTTAGATTTTATTGTAGAACAGCTTAAACAAAAGTTTCGTAATGAGATcaatatttcacaaaaaataaaattgctcaCTTTAGCTCCAGTCCATTGGACTATTCAGGaaacaataaatgaatttaaagcaACACAATATATGGTGAAGCAAGCTAGAGCTTTGCGGGATGTTAAAGGAATCCTTGGTGAGAGATCAACAGACATAAGAAATCCTAAAAAATTGACTACTGAAGTTGTAAATCAAATTGTCAACTTTTATGAGGATGATAGTAACATCAGGTTATTGCCAGGAGCAAAGGATTACATTAGCATAAAGACAGTTGATGGTAGACAGCACATTCAGAAACGACTCATACTATGCAATCTTTCAGAACTTTACCAGAAATGGTTAGAAGAATCAAAATCTAATGGTGTAGTAAAGGTGGGACTGACATCATTTGCTCTTTTAAGGCCACAACATTGTATTGTTGCAGGAAAATCTGGCACGCACACAGTCTGTGTTTGTATTGACCATCAAAATCCAAATCTTATggttaaatcattaaaaaatgaaataaagtcaAAAGATCTGATGGCCTTAGCTGTATGTTCAATAGAAAATAAACCATGTATGTTTCATGAGTGTGAGAAGTGTCCTGGAAAAAagagaattgaaaaaaagttaaatgaactgTTAGGGGATTCAgcaaatgaaataacttataaGCAATGGTTGAAGACTGATAGATGCTCCTTGGAAACTATAGTTAGAAGTCCTGATGAGTTTCTAGAAGAGTTAACAGACAAGTTATATAACCTCACAAAACATCATTATGTCAGCAAATCACAGACATTCTTTTTAAACCAGCTCAAAGAAAACATGAAGCCAAATGAATGTATTATGCAAATggattttgctaaaaatttttcatttattatacaAGATGAAGTTCAGTCATCctatttttccaaaaatcaaGCAACTCTCCATCCATTTGTCATATATGTGCAATCTTTAAATGGAAACCAATCACCAGAAAGCAAATGTTATTGTGTTATATCTGACAATCTAATTCACAATACTGAGGCAGTTTTCAGTTATGTTTCCAAAATCATACCAATTCTGAAAGAGGAATATCCACAAGTTCAGAAGATCAATTATTTCACTGATGGTGCAAGCAGCCAGTATAAAAATAG GTTTAATTTGAAAAACCTGTGTTTTCATGAAAAAGACTATGGACTAAAAGCAGACTGGCATTTTTTTGGGACTGCACATGGAAAAAGTGCATGTGATGGAATAGGTGGTACAGTGAAAAGAGTTATTCATAACCTATCCCTTCAAAGGCCAATTGGCAATCAAATTTTGACACCGAGGGACATGTTCTTAGTtgctaaagaaaaaattaaaaacatcag ATTTATCTACATTTCTGAAACCGAAACAGCTGCTATTACACATGAAGTGCTTGCTAAACGATTTGAGAATGTTCCTGCCATCAAAGGTACTCGCTCATACCATTATTTCTCACCTCAATCGTGCTGTTTAAAAGCTTATGTAACATCAATGAGCAGTACATTTGACTCTTTTCACATGCTGGAAGATACTTGCATTAATACACAAAAATCGATGAATACTGATATCAATATTAATGATTGGGTATTAGTGAATTATTTTGGTGAATTCTTTCCTGGAAAGATAACTGATCTTAAAGGTGACACAGTTTGTATTAGCTGTTTACAAAAAGCAGGCAATTATTTCAAGTATCCAACAATCACAGATATCCATTGGTATCCAATTAGTGACATTATTGTCACGTTACATGACCCTGAGCTCAAAAACACTAGAGGATTTTACTcttatcttattaaaaaaaggatgaaatga